In the Primulina tabacum isolate GXHZ01 chromosome 7, ASM2559414v2, whole genome shotgun sequence genome, TCATCACACGACGACAATCAATAAATTTAATTGATGAGTACCAAAATGTACTCCTTTGGGGCTGAAGATCTGAAGCAGTGGTCGGTGAAGCAGGAGTAGGAGCAGGAAATGAAAATGAAGTATTTGAAAATAGAAGAGTAAAAATAAAGAGATTAATTGTTATACTTGAAACATAATGATTTCGTGTGTGGTAAAAAAAATAAGGGAAcggattgaataaaaataaattatggatgATCAATGTCTGTATGTAAGGATGTAATCGAATCGAATCAagtcgagccgaactcttgaatgtttgagcttaacttgtttataatcgagccgaacTCGAGTTTTATTTAAAGAATATATTCACTACTCACAATCTTATTCAAGCTCATGTCAAACCCAAACGAGTTTAAtgaatatgaattatacatttaaatattaattaaattctttaaaaagtaaattatatatttagaaaaaaatataatattcttgttaaaatttgtaaatttattatagtaaataaatttaatagatttttttataCATTTCATAAGTAATGTgcaaaatcaaatatcaaaactataatTCTTCGTCAagagattactcatgaacttaccaacaaACATATTCGCGAGCTAACAAGCCGAATATCATAAAAATTGAGGTTGGTTCATTTAACTTAACGAACATCATTAAATGAACTCGAAcgaaattttatcgaatcgaacTCCAATAACTTAAATGATTTAATCCATTTACATCCCTGTCCtcaatataacatcaaatgAAGCGAGTTGAGTCGGCGCTACATCACGGACACTGCTCTAAACCATTCAAATCGTGGCACCTGTCCATCCTTCCATTAatctattttatttaatctGTTTTCCTCGTTTTCATTTACAAAGCGAAAAAGATGAATATAGGCATTCATTAAAACTTTTTAGTACCGACATAAAATACACTTCGATAATAAACCAAAATTAAGTAAATACCAGTCAGGTAtctcaaaaaaagaaaaagaaaagatccATCTTAAAAGATCACACATAGCTCCTTGACAATAATGAGGCCAACAAAAGGGGGCACTTTCCACACGACACACTAGCCTCCCCAGCTTTTATACATCAACCACGTCCGCGACCTCCACCTGCCactaaaaaaattcttaaattattCTATACAAGCAAACAAAAGAAAGCATCTCTTCAGCTATTGAGATACAAAATAAGAAAATAGAGACATGCTAGAAATTATGATTTATAAAGAATATAGAAGCGCACACCTTCATATGCAAGctctcatttttaaaatttcatgacatTCACCGGATCATGAGTGCCTCTATTTCTAGGATTCATTACCGAGTTATTTCAATTTATTTGAAACTGTACTCTTGTACAAATGGGAACATAGTACCAGGCTCCAACAGTTGGAAAACAGATTTTGGTAGAACTTTATgggttaaaaaaataaaggaatTAATTATTCATTCTTACCTCTGTTACCGGACGGTTTGCTGCCAGACAAACCTTTTCCTCGGCCTCCTCGGCCACCTCCATCATCTATACCACCACGCCCAATCCCTTTCGAGGATCTTCCAGCTGAGTTTTCGTCTCTACCTCTTCCTCTTCCACGTCCAACTCCAGGTGGTTTTCTGTCTGAAGTAATAAATTATCATAACAAAATTAGAGCTTGTCTGGTTATCAATTAAAAGGAACGCTGGCAATGCTAAAAATTAACACAGAAACAATCCACAGATTAGTTTAACGCTACATGAATAAATCTGTGGCAGACACATAACACAttgaaagtttaaaaaaaaatagatttaAATACCTGATCTCTTAGTTTCTTCCTGAACTTTATCAATGACCTGAGAAAATAATTTAACCAGGAATTATCATTAAAAACAGCACCATAATGAATCAATTTATAGCCAATAGCAAAGAGATACAAGATGGTGGAATCAAGGTTTTCCGAATATTAATTTAATGTGATTTGAGCTAAATGGGGAATTGGGGACTACAAAAAAGCAAAGCCAGACTACTTCCAAAAGAAGAAttgcaaaaaagaaaaaatagagATAAAAAAGAGGCTCCAGTCAGCTATCGACCACCAATCCCTGTTTTTATCGTCAGATAGTTGCACTTCAACAAAAGGTGTCCAAATGAAGTTATTGCCACTGCACAGAGGCAAAGACACCAAAATGCCTCCAAAGGACAGTTGACAAAAACACAATAAACAATCTTTTGGAGCACAATGATGTCTGATTTGGCTAAGGTACATCATTCCAGAGCAGCAGAGTGAAAGAAGGATATAAAAGCAATAACAATCAAGGTTACTAACAATTTGAACAAAGGTTGTATGTCCTTCATTAAGTGAAGGAGACAACATACAGAGCACATCACCTAAAGCATTGACTattcaaaaacttgtgtgatggTCTTAAAATAGCCAAATAAATGCAAAACAACACTTCATCAGTTATACCTTGAAGAATAGGTGTTTACAGAAAATTTTGGTTTTTCTAACTTAACTGTGGACGTGTGCCAAGGACTGCCAATCTATTAAATCAATTGAAAAGGCTGGGAGATGTTATTCATCAAATTATTTAAGAAACGCGACAATCAACATATCCTTTTAAGTTCCCCACCATAAACACAACAAAGCGTGATCCAGGCCCAATGTAGCAAAAGCACCATTTAAGCTTGAAATAAATAACACCAAGAAAGTACTAGAAAAAATCTGAAAGTTAAACTTACCTCATCTGGAACTCGGAGGTACTTAATTGTATTGCCACGAACGTAGCATTCTGGCATTCTCCAAAATCTATCTCCATCCTACGAGTATCGACTACTTTGAGTACAACCACAGTAAACTAACATAACTTATACAGCATATATAGTTAAACATATGCACTACCTTCGAGGTACAGATGACTTCTCGAAGATGGATATTCATCCAAGTATCACAATTCACCAAATGCCCATTATAAGTTTCCCCATTTTTCAGCTCCACCAACTACCGTCATAACAGATATTTCCCAGATAAGTGTATTAAAATGCGGAAAAAGAAAacatttatttatcaaaattcaAACAAATGCAATAAAACTTTGACAATTCCCAGCGAATGCTTGCTAAGAAACTATGCCCAGTGGGTCAAACAATCAATCTTGGAACAGCAATGATTCAAATTCATCAAGCTTAACATTTACTTGGTTAATGACACAGCAGTTCGAATTTGCAGTTAATCTATTTTTGAAGTGCAAGTATTTGTTATCATGCGGATTGCGGTCTACACATTTCACTGGGACTCTGACACCAGGGTATTCCCAATTACAACAAAACATAAAAGAGAGTATCAGAACCAACATTAATAAGTAATTATCACCAAGCTCAACAATAATACTCACATTCATTTAgctaaatttattattttgtcaGTCTCTTGCAGCCATGGTTCGCCGGAACGGCCGCGACGCGGCTGGAACGGTCGTTCCGGAACGGGAACGGTGACCGCCGTTCCAAAGTTCCAGGGCAAAGCGGTGATTGTTTTGTAGCGCTGTTATTCGGCTTTTTAGCGGCGATTTAACGGCGATGCGGAACGGAACGGCCGAGCGGAACGGGAAATCCGAATTTTCAACTTTCACATGGACATGagttttgtttttgttgatgGAGAAGAAGATGATTGAAGTGGTGAGTTGGAAAGAGGAAGTGAGACATGACGCTGATTGCACTACATAAAGAATTAATACGGTCAAAAGACAACACCACACCGCGCCGAGCCGGGCGGGCGCACGTGTTTAATTCACCGAGACCTAGCCTAGCAGTGTCTCCCCCCTTCCAAAAACTTCGGTACCCTTTGGGGCCCAAACCCATAGCACAAACTTTGAGTTATTAAGGAAGACCAAACTTGGCTTATTTTCTGGGACAACTCCCACTACCTTTTTCATTGACCCATTTTCATTTATCCaacacatatattttattttttagtatgatgtaatttatatttaaatttttttaccatttttttgaatttattaaattttttatgcaaCCGTTTCGCAACATAAAATTGGAACTTGAACGGTAGTTGCCGTTCCAAGCACCGCAACCGTTCCGACGAACCATGCTTGCAGCATTTTTTCACGAGATTCACACAATCTAATGACAAACATTGCACTTTAAACCCAATCCATTCTTAGTACAAACCATTGAAAATTACAGGAGAGACCGTGAACGTCAGCAAGGTACAAGACTTACCATTGGATGCCCTTGTGCAGTCTTAAGCAGCGAAAGCGGAAGCTGTAAAACGAGGAAAATAAGAGACTGTTCACCATTCGGAATCACATCAAAAATCTCAAaagaaactttaaaaaaaaaaccctaacttATACTTTAACAAAAACATACCATATTTCTGATGCTATCGAAATCCCAATCGAATTCTGCGAAGGGAAAAacgaaataaaatttaaaatcaatgaTAATAAATACAAATCAGAAAAAAAACACACAACAATAAAAATTATCGATCGATTCGTGACATAGAAACAGTGGAAGTAAGGTACTAGAGTTCTCTGTGGGGAACGCAGTGATTCCTGTTCACGTTTACAGAACTGCAGCATAGTTTCAAGAAGAAAATCGTTATAAGAAGGCAGAGAACGAACCACATGGAAAACCTTCAAGAACGGCAGATCGCTGGGGTTGCGTGGGAGAGGTTGAAATTCAAGAAAAGGAGGAAATCAGGTTAAAAAAGCAGCgcgtattttatttttttaatcgtttatttattattattatttaaaatttaattttatcacattaatgtatttaaaatttaacaataaattggaagaaaatatcaaaaattaaactttttaaaattcagttcctagtaattatattttaattctgCACTTTCTAGTGAGATAATATCGTATTTTCATCTCTCTACGTTaatactattttttattttaaaaggaaaaaaatctaAACCCAAAATCTAACTTATAAAGTACAACATTTTGTCTTAAAATATACCACACTGTCGAAGATACTAGTGACACAAATTCATAACTTAGATTTTATTAATATCATTATTCTATCAAATAAAAGTAACTATTTCATGCATTATATGCAAATTTAATGTAGTGATATGAAATAAGatataaaataagttttagTTTCACCACATATCATAAATTACTAAGCAATCCGTAATTATTTTCTCACCTTGTGATGTCTTGTTGCcacaattcaaatatttttatcttcAACTTTTTTTCCCAAGTAGAACAATAGAAGTTGTGTACAAATTAGTTAGAACATTTTTTAATACAAATTAGTTAGAACATTTTTTAACATCGTCATATATGTTAAGGTGTACCACATGTTCTTTTTCGTTGTACTACAATCTAGCTTCTAAAGTACTATGTTTTGTGTCAAAGTGTACCACTTCTAGTACCACAAATTCACGCATACTATATACCAACTTAGATTTAATTAATATCATTATTATATCAAATAACGGTAACTATATCATGAAAATCGAAGGAGATGAGTTAGGGATTTATGTGAAAAATTATTtagaaagataaaaaaaaagtgACGTAATAGaggaaataaaatttaaaacggaaataaaattgaattaaatgggAAAATGAAATAAAGTATGAAATAGAGAGTGAACTCAAAAAAATTATGTGCATAAAGAAGTAAAAAATACGATTTTATGACGTAGAAAATTTATATAAAGTTGAGTTTATGATTAGAGATTTATCTCTACTTCTCgcaaaatttaatttatgtataataaattaaaaatttaattaaagaaaaaacctAAATACTTACATGATGAGTTCGTTCTTAACATTTCACTCTCAATTTTCCCAATTTTTAGTTCTTCTTGTACCATTCATCGCATC is a window encoding:
- the LOC142551206 gene encoding sm-like protein LSM4 isoform X2, whose product is MLPLSLLKTAQGHPMLVELKNGETYNGHLVNCDTWMNIHLREVICTSKDGDRFWRMPECYVRGNTIKYLRVPDEVIDKVQEETKRSDRKPPGVGRGRGRGRDENSAGRSSKGIGRGGIDDGGGRGGRGKGLSGSKPSGNRGGGRGRG
- the LOC142551206 gene encoding sm-like protein LSM4 isoform X1 codes for the protein MLPLSLLKTAQGHPMLVELKNGETYNGHLVNCDTWMNIHLREVICTSKDGDRFWRMPECYVRGNTIKYLRVPDEVIDKVQEETKRSDRKPPGVGRGRGRGRDENSAGRSSKGIGRGGIDDGGGRGGRGKGLSGSKPSGNRVAGGGRGRG